Genomic window (Paenibacillus sp. 37):
GCTGTATTTGTAATCCCGAGCTGTGCATGGATGTCTTGTTCCAGATCAGGTCCGTATAACTCGCGAGCGGGTTTATTATCCCGCTGAGCCTGTACGATTGCTTTTCCTGCGGAGAGTATCCACTCTTCCTGTGTTCTCTCGTCCGCTGGCGCATGACGCGCAATGGTGCTGATCTCGTCATACAGTTTCACATGTTCAGGTGTCATTCGACTCATCTCGGTTATTTGTCGATTCTGTATTTCTTTAAGCTTCTTATAGGAAATCCCCAATGATTGCTCCCCCTGTCTACACACGTTCTGATCTTCCAATTGTCAGAAGACCCTGACGGTATTTTAGTATACGGGAAGGGCTCTCGTTTCGCAAAGTCATTCCTTATAAAAAAGCTGCTCATGATTGGCCCATATCCATACACAGGCCAGTATAACACAGGTACATAACAGCACCAGTTTACCGTGATGTTGAATCCATTCCAGTAGATGTTCCATGAATTCATTCCTTTCGGCAGAAGGATTCCGAGGCATATGCTGCCTATGTTTTTTCGTTTATTTTCCCCTGTTCATGTGAAAAAATACCCTCATGCCTCACAGATCTAACGATTGTGTGAAGTATGCATAAAGAGCAGCCGATTCCATCACAATAGTAGCATTTCCAACAGAAATCCAAGATTGGAGTGTGCTTGTTATGGATAAACAAACAGAATTGACGCGAAAGCTGCTACTGAACAGCAACTCCCGTGGAGTCGTGGACGAAGTTGTATCCTTTGAAGAGAATCTGGAGGATACGGAGTATGCAGAAGAACTGACAGATGGCAATTTGAAGGGAAGAAGTTTCTGGGACAATAGTGATTCGGGTCATGAGCATGAGTGGAATGGACGGGTGGAGACCCACGAGATGTTCCGTAGAAGCTACGAATAACGATCCTGCAACACTTGGTTTTAATTTCAAATGATATCCGGGCCAGCTGTCATCAGCGTGGCTCATTTTTTTGTGCTTATTATCCGATAAAATGTAGATTGGTGGTCGACGTAGAAAGGTTTTTACTTACGTTGACTTGCAGGTTACGGGATGATAATATATGAATAACATCTTAATACACACTAAACTTATCGGATTATATATATTTAATAAATGGAAGTTAACAGGCTAAGCGTGGAAAGGGGAAATCGGTATGGAACGTCAGATCAGTATCCGTCATGGACAGGAAGAATTAACAGCCACGATTCATTATCCGGTCGTGAAAGATATCAAGGAGGAGAAGAGTCAGCAGCGAGTCCCTCTGGCGGTCATCTGCCACGGCTTCGTTGGTAGCCGGATCGGCGTGGACCGTTTGTTTGTAAAGACTGCACGGGAGCTGGCTGAAGACGGTTATCTGGTCCTGCGTTTCGATTATATCGGTTGCGGAGAGAGCAGTGGGGAGTACGGAGCGGAGGGACTGGAGTCCATGGTGCTGCAGACTCGTTCGGTGCTGGATTACGCGGTGAATTGCAGTGATGTAGATCCTACGCGTGTTACGCTGATTGGTCATAGTCTGGGTGGTGCCGTTGCATTACTAACGGCTGTACGTGACAAACGTGTCAAAAACCTGGTGATGTGGTCCTCCGTGGGTTATCCATTCAATGATATCGTGAAAATTACGGGACGGGAAGTATACGATGAAGGCGTGAAACTGGGTGCGGCTGATTATCTGGGATACAAATTCACACCAACGTTCTTCGAGTCTCTTGCTGAACAACAGCCATTCCAGGAAGCAGTTAAGTTTAGCGGAGATGTACTCGTCGTGCATGGCACGTCAGATGAGATTATTCCTGTAGACTACGCATTCCTGTATCAAAAGGTATTCTGGATGCGCCAAGAGGGCCGCTGTGATAAGGAGATCATCTTCCAGGGCGATCATACCTTCTCTTCAGGTAAAGAGCGGGAACAGCTAATTACGCGTACCAGAGAGTGGCTGGGCGAACGTCAGAAGATCGAGCAGGATTGGCAGCACTGGATGATATAAGTGGCAGGATTACAACTGTTTGGGGATGTCAGCTTGGAAAAGCGCCTTCTTAAGGGTAAAATAGAGGAGTAAGCATTCTATCCGTGTCTGGAGGTTGGCAGCAATGACATTACCCGCACTTTTCATTGCGCATGGTTCTCCCGCTCTGGCGGTGGAGAGCAATGACTACACTCAATTCTTGAACCAGCTTGGAGACAGGCTGCCGGCTCCGAAAGCCATTGTCGTATTTACGGCGCATTGGGATTGTCCTGAACCGTCCGTGACGATGGATGATACACATCAGACCTTGCATGATTTTTACGGATTTCCTTCTACGATGTATACGATGGAATACCCTGCATCTGGGCAGCCAGATTTAGCGAACGAGATATGTGCTTTGTTCACCCGCAGCAACCTGGCACATCAGCCGATTCGTGGCCGAGGGCTGGATCATGGCGTATGGGTACCGTTGCTCCATATGTATCCCGAGGCTAATATCCCTGTGATCGCTGTATCTGTAGACTCGCTGCGTACGCCGCAGGAACAGTATGATATTGGCCGAATGCTGGAACAGCTGCGTCATGATGATGTGCTGATCATTGGCAGTGGTGGAACGGTTCACAATTTACGATTGCTGGGCAATACGGATGAACCGCAAGAGTGGGCGGTGGAGTTTGATAACTGGATCGGGGAGCGCTTGCAGCAGTGGAACACAAGAGAACTGTTTCAATATGAGAAAAAAGCCCCTCATGCACGTACGGCAGTTCCGTCGTATGGTACAGAACACCTTGCACCTTTGTTCTACGCCATGGGTACAGCGGATATGTCCCGATCAGCGAAGCGTCTATTTCAGTCTTATCCTTATGGAACGCTCAGTTTGAACTGCTGGCAGTTTGGAGACGGCGTGTAACTTGGAACAGACAACAGCCTGATTATGGTGCCTGAAGCCAGTTTCATACGGATAACATAACGTGTATTAATGCATACAATTACAATATATAAACAAAAGAAGGTTCCTGTACACCCTTGATTGGATACAGTAACCTTTTTTCAATACGAAGACTTATTCGTGCAATAGATCTTTATTTGCGGATCTCGAACAATTCACAGTCTGTACGGGAATGATAAGCAAGTTCACTGACACTGGATTGTACAACTACGGTATTGCTGTCAAAACGGATAATAATGCCACCCGAGTCAATCTGGTGATTATCTTTAAAAACTCGAACCTTATACTTCATATTCATGGCTTCCTGGAAGTCTGCATCGGTTTCAAGACGTCGTTGGGTCGGCATATCGTGTACTCCTTTGAAGTTCAACTTTATTTTATCATAATACGATTTTCTGTGGATGGGCAAGTCAGTCAGGCATTCGGGCAGATTTTTGAAAAGTAAAAAGCCCTGCTCTCCAGGGGGATTGGGAGCAGGGCCGAGAATTCTATGAATGATTGCTTAAGCTGTTTTTTGAGTAGGGCTAATCGTTGGTGTGTCTTTAGGAAGATTACCTTTGTTGTTACGAGTGAACAATCCGCGAAGGTAAGGCAGTACCCAGTGATCCAGACCGATTTTACCTGCATTTGCACCAGCAACGACAAGGAAGATTTCCATTACAACCAGTTGAGCATTCGTGCTTACTGTTCCCGAGAAGAGGAACGCGAAGTTCATGACCATAGCCATCAGTGCTGCTAGTGTAGTGAAGCAACCGAGGATGAGACCCAAACCTACAAGGAATTCACCCAATGGGATAACGAA
Coding sequences:
- a CDS encoding DODA-type extradiol aromatic ring-opening family dioxygenase, with translation MTLPALFIAHGSPALAVESNDYTQFLNQLGDRLPAPKAIVVFTAHWDCPEPSVTMDDTHQTLHDFYGFPSTMYTMEYPASGQPDLANEICALFTRSNLAHQPIRGRGLDHGVWVPLLHMYPEANIPVIAVSVDSLRTPQEQYDIGRMLEQLRHDDVLIIGSGGTVHNLRLLGNTDEPQEWAVEFDNWIGERLQQWNTRELFQYEKKAPHARTAVPSYGTEHLAPLFYAMGTADMSRSAKRLFQSYPYGTLSLNCWQFGDGV
- a CDS encoding DoxX family protein: MFSTNQWLRENKVAMWILTVLRVYIGYDWMTHGWSKLTGGFEAGGFLAGAVEKATGDHPAVQAWWATFLEKFAVPNAGLFDFVIPLGEFLVGLGLILGCFTTLAALMAMVMNFAFLFSGTVSTNAQLVVMEIFLVVAGANAGKIGLDHWVLPYLRGLFTRNNKGNLPKDTPTISPTQKTA
- a CDS encoding alpha/beta hydrolase; translated protein: MERQISIRHGQEELTATIHYPVVKDIKEEKSQQRVPLAVICHGFVGSRIGVDRLFVKTARELAEDGYLVLRFDYIGCGESSGEYGAEGLESMVLQTRSVLDYAVNCSDVDPTRVTLIGHSLGGAVALLTAVRDKRVKNLVMWSSVGYPFNDIVKITGREVYDEGVKLGAADYLGYKFTPTFFESLAEQQPFQEAVKFSGDVLVVHGTSDEIIPVDYAFLYQKVFWMRQEGRCDKEIIFQGDHTFSSGKEREQLITRTREWLGERQKIEQDWQHWMI